A region from the bacterium genome encodes:
- a CDS encoding T9SS type A sorting domain-containing protein, protein MSTPMKLVAILTLLLALSGLVPVSAQDSLGVSMMGRFHFSQATSIVVSGNYLYLAEVSNGVTIFDISNPSTPAPVGSIYNEGSAADLVIVDTTLFVLGIDRICTYDIRNPPAVTQLYMLSLPTDNLNFTIVDHYIYVVTVSRRLIVIEAFHPGDLVELSRLQLSHSVSDVALFNRHAYLPGYNGTVIVNVADPAAPVLVGLDTTLGDWTTAISIVGNTGLVKSETEGLLGVWFQSPTLLRRICTFPNSIGCTAFAWNDSLAFLAFLHGSLQIYDIRNLAVPRLLTTFGQLDFPECVYLQGNRAFVSDYHFGFQVLNIATPSSPTTIGSYSQPGFIQRVAIASPFAYTACGGYGLKVFDYRNPFAPRLAGTYDTPGSVIGVAVQNQYAYLADSTGGLRIVEVTDPANPVQTGVLTYLETIFDVAVRGQYAFILGSLHGLKVVDVSLPATPVEVSHFDSLLSVPRRLVLDSNYAYIATSSNSVVVIDIRDPLQLRFVASIHVPLGVYGIAVSGTTLFLTSNTELKSYDVSDPALPVQVGQYQTLIGNGQIWASGDYVFCSVYTTDLLVIDASNPSNLQLAGLYNCRFLAPDGSIVTNGDTLFVGARESFGIFNIHEAVRVIERPPNETTPTDFRIEQLYPNPFNASTTLIYTLPKSANVRLELFDITGRTVGTVFDWSQDAGTYSVKINSDNLSSGTYFAFLSAGKQSLSRKFVVLK, encoded by the coding sequence GTGAGCACACCGATGAAGTTGGTTGCGATATTGACGCTCTTGCTGGCGCTTAGCGGTTTAGTCCCCGTTTCCGCGCAGGACAGCTTAGGCGTTAGTATGATGGGGCGGTTTCATTTTTCTCAGGCGACGTCAATCGTGGTGTCCGGGAATTATCTCTACCTTGCGGAAGTGAGTAACGGCGTAACCATTTTCGATATTTCCAACCCCTCGACTCCCGCACCAGTCGGCTCGATCTATAACGAAGGAAGTGCCGCCGATCTCGTAATCGTCGATACTACGTTGTTTGTGCTTGGCATAGATCGAATTTGTACCTACGACATACGCAATCCGCCTGCCGTGACGCAACTCTATATGCTCTCATTACCAACGGATAATCTCAATTTTACTATCGTCGACCACTATATCTATGTCGTAACCGTATCCCGTCGATTGATCGTTATCGAAGCGTTTCATCCGGGTGACTTGGTCGAACTCAGCCGTTTGCAGTTGAGTCATAGCGTAAGCGATGTGGCGCTCTTCAATCGACACGCGTACCTCCCGGGATATAACGGCACCGTTATCGTCAACGTAGCCGATCCGGCGGCGCCGGTCTTAGTGGGTCTCGATACGACGCTTGGCGATTGGACTACAGCAATTTCAATCGTCGGGAATACCGGACTCGTAAAATCGGAAACTGAGGGACTACTCGGGGTTTGGTTTCAGTCTCCCACGTTGTTGCGTCGGATCTGTACCTTCCCCAATTCAATCGGTTGTACTGCTTTTGCTTGGAACGACTCGCTGGCATTTTTAGCATTTCTCCACGGTTCGCTCCAAATTTACGATATCCGCAATTTGGCAGTTCCCCGCCTTCTAACAACGTTCGGGCAATTAGACTTTCCCGAATGTGTATACTTACAAGGAAATCGAGCGTTTGTATCGGATTATCACTTTGGTTTCCAAGTTCTCAACATCGCAACGCCATCGTCGCCCACCACCATCGGAAGTTACTCGCAACCCGGATTCATTCAACGGGTTGCGATCGCTTCTCCTTTCGCATATACCGCCTGCGGCGGGTATGGCTTGAAAGTTTTCGACTATCGAAATCCGTTCGCGCCTCGATTGGCTGGTACCTACGATACGCCGGGCAGTGTCATCGGGGTCGCGGTACAGAACCAATACGCTTACCTTGCCGACAGTACCGGCGGCTTGCGGATTGTCGAGGTAACCGATCCGGCGAATCCGGTACAAACCGGCGTACTAACCTATTTAGAGACGATTTTCGATGTTGCGGTTCGCGGGCAATACGCCTTCATTTTAGGCTCGCTGCACGGGTTGAAAGTCGTCGATGTTTCGCTGCCTGCTACACCAGTCGAAGTATCCCATTTCGATTCGCTTTTATCTGTGCCGCGCCGTCTCGTGCTCGATAGCAACTACGCATACATTGCCACCAGCAGTAATAGTGTGGTAGTGATCGACATTCGCGATCCGTTACAGCTGCGGTTTGTCGCGAGTATCCATGTTCCATTGGGTGTATATGGTATCGCGGTCTCCGGCACGACGCTCTTTTTAACCAGTAATACGGAATTGAAATCGTATGACGTCTCCGACCCCGCTTTGCCGGTGCAAGTCGGTCAGTATCAAACGCTGATTGGGAATGGTCAAATCTGGGCGTCCGGCGATTATGTATTTTGTTCCGTGTATACAACCGACCTTCTGGTGATAGATGCCAGCAATCCTTCAAACCTTCAACTTGCCGGTTTGTATAACTGCAGATTCCTCGCACCGGACGGTTCGATCGTTACGAACGGCGATACCCTCTTTGTTGGAGCACGGGAATCGTTCGGCATTTTTAATATCCACGAGGCAGTTCGCGTTATTGAACGCCCACCCAACGAAACGACTCCTACCGACTTCCGAATCGAGCAGCTCTATCCGAATCCATTCAATGCTTCGACTACTTTAATCTACACCCTTCCGAAATCGGCGAACGTGAGATTAGAATTATTTGATATTACCGGGAGAACGGTTGGCACAGTATTCGATTGGTCGCAGGATGCCGGCACCTATTCAGTGAAAATTAATAGTGACAATCTTTCCTCGGGGACCTATTTCGCATTTCTCTCGGCAGGTAAGCAATCCCTATCGCGGAAATTCGTTGTTCTAAAGTAG